A part of Carettochelys insculpta isolate YL-2023 chromosome 1, ASM3395843v1, whole genome shotgun sequence genomic DNA contains:
- the CD80 gene encoding T-lymphocyte activation antigen CD80 has translation MVELRLPGLVLKRWFWWALLVLHFTSLVFTKEKIKVKARMGETAIMPCCHELSSLESLTHYRIYWQTKPPEVVIAYAGGQWVDNNPKYQNRTRMDLKNFTMWLSPVELSDKNTYECIVQETKGSPQKLCDVTVDLFVVADFSRPVISAEIPTHACGPTEVTVNCSSYGGFPKPRVSGLLNNVSVDWQTELPSSKSSLYNVTAKLQLNLTEDTHLTCTIKYDDFEVSSDYILNKLKDCLPPLSPSTSGVITASSLVLICIFLVALALLLKYFRSCACEHAGCSHHPVPQDPAVGSELKEVTSPHLSKVTSEAASF, from the exons TCTttacaaaagagaaaataaaggtCAAAGCCAGAATGGGGGAGACAGCCATCATGCCCTGCTGCCATGAATTATCCAGCCTAGAGTCCCTGACTCATTACCGCATTTATTGGCAAACAAAACCACCAGAAGTAGTGATTGCTTATGCAGGAGGGCAGTGGGTTGACAACAATCCAAAGTATCAGAACCGGACCAGGATGGACTTAAAGAACTTCACAATGTGGCTCTCCCCAGTGGAACTATCAGACAAGAACACATACGAATGCATAGTTCAAGAGACAAAAGGCTCGCCTCAGAAGCTCTGTGATGTGACTGTGGATTTGTTTGTTGTAG CTGACTTCAGCAGGCCCGTTATATCAGCTGAAATACCCACACATGCTTGTGGCCCAACAGAGGTGACGGTGAACTGCTCTTCTTACGGTGGCTTCCCAAAGCCACGAGTCTCTGGGCTCCTCAACAATGTGTCTGTGGATTGGCAAACTGAGTTACCTAGCTCCAAAAGCAGCCTCTATAATGTCACTGCCAAATTGCAGCTCAATCTGACTGAAGATACTCACCTCACGTGTACCATTAAGTACGATGATTTCGAAGTATCCTCCGACTACATTCTGA ATAAACTAAAAGACTGTCTTCCTCCTCTGTCACCTTCAACTTCTGGGGTCATTACAGCCTCAAGTTTGGTTctcatctgcattttccttgtggccCTTGccttgcttttaaaatatttccggAGTTGTG CCTGTGAGCACGCGGGGTGCTCTCACCACCCTGTCCCTCAGGATCCAGCAGTGGGAAGTGAATTGAAAGAGGTGACATCACCACACCTCTCTAAAGTGACATCGGAAGCAGCATCTTTCTGA